From the genome of Pseudoxanthomonas sp.:
CGGGGTCGGGATTCACCCCGATCACCGGCTGCGATGACTGCAGGTACTTGAGCGTGTTGGCGACCAGCCCGTCCTGCCCCAGCACCACCACCAGCGCGTCGGGCGCGAACAGGTAATTGGCCAGGAAGCCACGATCCAGCCGCTGCACGCGACCGAACCGCGCCAGCGTGGCCTCCGCCTGCTGCACGGCCTGCTGATAGACCTGCTGCTCGGCCTCGTAATCGGCGAAGTCCGCACCCAGGTGCTCCACGTAGAAGCGCGCCTGTTCGACCGTGTTGAATCGCACCACCAGCTCTTCCAGCCGGGTTCGGCGCGTGACCAGCACGATGCGCCGGTTGAGCGCATCCATGGGTCAGGCCTTCGCCGGCCGCGAACGGTCCTTGGTCAACTGCTGCAACAGCTCGGGCGAGATGTTGAGCTCGCCGATGCGCGAAGCGTTCTCGGCCAGTCCCTGGAACGCCTGCGCGATCAAGGCACTCGGATCGGCCTGGCCGACCATCAGCGCCTGCAGCACTTTGGCATCCACGCCTTGCACGGCCTTCATCGTCGCGGCCACGCCATAGGCCTTGGCATCGGCCTCGGTCTGGGCATTGGTGGCGCGCAGTGCGGTCAGGCGCTTGTTCTTTTCCTCCAGCGCGATGCGGCCGGCCATTTCCTCGTCCTGGATCGCCTGGCGCTTGGCCAGCACCGAACGCTCGGCTTCCAACTGCGCCTCGCGGATCTGGCGCTTCTTGGCTTCCACCGCGATTTCGGTGTTGAGCTCGTTCTCCTTGACCGAGCGCTCCTGCTCGATCGCGGCGTTGCGGCGCAGATAGGTCGCGTCGTCGGCCTGCTTGAGGATCTGTTCGCGGACCTGGGCTTCCAGTGCGCGCGCGGTTTCAGGATTCGGCTTGATCGCCAGGATCGACAGGTTCACCAGCTCCAGTCCCAGCACCGCCAATCCATCTTCCTGCTGCAGGCCGTTGCGCACCACCTGCACAAGATGATCGGAATTGCGCAGGAGCTCCTCCAGCGACTGGCCTTGCAGGACCGAGCGCAACTGGACCTGCACCGTGTTGACCACGCGCTGCGGCAACTTGCCCGGGTCCTCGGAGGCGTGACTGCCATCGGGCTTGAGGGTGAAGTTCATCAGTCCGGCCAGCGTCTTGGGCGCGGTCACGCGGTAGGCGACCTGACCCTGCACGGTGACTTCCTGGAAGTCGCTGCTGACCTCGCGGAACATGAAGGGCACGTCCACGCTTTCCAGCGGGATCGACACCAGCGTGGTGCTGGGCGCGAAATACCAGAAGGTCAGTCCGGTGCCTTCGCGCACGGGCTTGCCGTTCTTGTACTGCAGCACATAGGTGCTGGGGCTGGCCTTGACGTAGCGATAGCCAAACATGCGGATGTCTCCATGACCTGATCGAGCGGGTTGACTGCACGCCCGCGTCGCAGGGGAACCGCCGATGGCCGCCATTCCCACACCGATCCCTGGCGTGCTCCAGCGCGATAGGAGGCCCGAACCGCGGCCTCAAAGCAAGGCCGGGTTGTCAGCGCGCGTCGTTGCCGGCCTTGGTCCAGCGGCCATTCGGCTGCGCATCCACTTCAAAGCGTGCCCATTGCCGGAAGGCTTCGCGCGAACACACGCCCTGCTGGCCGACACCATCGCCGGCGACGACGCGATAGGCGATCACGTCGGTGCGCGGCGCGGCTTCCGTATCACCCAGGACCTCGCGCACGCCCCACAACCGGCCCAGCCGGCCGTTGCTGTAACAGTGGCCAGCCACGATGCCCCGCGGATG
Proteins encoded in this window:
- a CDS encoding SPFH domain-containing protein, with the protein product MFGYRYVKASPSTYVLQYKNGKPVREGTGLTFWYFAPSTTLVSIPLESVDVPFMFREVSSDFQEVTVQGQVAYRVTAPKTLAGLMNFTLKPDGSHASEDPGKLPQRVVNTVQVQLRSVLQGQSLEELLRNSDHLVQVVRNGLQQEDGLAVLGLELVNLSILAIKPNPETARALEAQVREQILKQADDATYLRRNAAIEQERSVKENELNTEIAVEAKKRQIREAQLEAERSVLAKRQAIQDEEMAGRIALEEKNKRLTALRATNAQTEADAKAYGVAATMKAVQGVDAKVLQALMVGQADPSALIAQAFQGLAENASRIGELNISPELLQQLTKDRSRPAKA